Genomic DNA from Apis mellifera strain DH4 linkage group LG6, Amel_HAv3.1, whole genome shotgun sequence:
ttatttaataatatataaatgaaaaagtttttaattttgaattaatattaaacaaattattacaggatatttgaataattatagagctaaaaaaataaaaaatcttttaagatCATAATATATAGTGTACTACAGTAATACAACATTTCAAAGCAATTTTAACATTCATATCAATGCGGTTAAGATGGAAACCACAAAATATTTTCCGTCTGATTCACTGGAATACATTAcagttaatatttgtttaattgaaacgatggaattatatttcctaatttatgaaattattcaatcaaaataGTATAAAACTGAGGTCATCATACTATTTTCCTGTCAgtgatgttattatttttttagaaaaaataaaaaatcataaagtttcatgtaaaaatttatttataatatattacacaaataattaaaaaatgtgatttataataattagaaatattacggtttatcatatcataattattataaaaaaatattataaattgtacgataaattttaaaataaaaattaataaatatttctaatattagctaaatttttatggaaaactaaatttaataataaagtaatattattaaataagttatataatttcatataatatctattcgGGGGgtacgaattattttaaatcattatttaaaatatttataaataatttataaataataaaaatgataatctaTACTAGTGGTTGACTTTGCGGTAACTATGTAAGGGAAGAACAGGTCGATGATACGCgaaatatgagaaaattaCAGTCAGACAAAAAGGTGGGTAGCACGCGTAGGTAGATTGAGGGTGTGCCTTCAACGACACATCAAATAATTCTAACCACGCCCTTCCTTCCGCAttccatttttctattaattttggaaACCGAGttcctaaataaataaaaatttaaaaataaaacatatatattaggaTCAtacattttaacattaattccaaaaggaaaaaataaaataatttgtttttaattactcaaggatagatattttttacatatgatttaatgtacataataatatattaatatttatatttaataataatatattaatatttatatttatattaatatttatatttaatataaatacatttttaatataatccatAGTATTTATACatctaaaaaagtaaaatataatttatgaagaaactaatttaaatattgatatttaattcatattctatattctattataaatatataaactgtatataaattatatactgtattttgaaagatgaaaaaaaggaactgtttatataatttatataatttcaataaaatgaaaatagaaatttaaataaataaaataatttaatataataaatttttcaatcttatattttttaattttataaattttataaaatatatagaattttttcagaaaacgAACAAAATTCAGAAACACGAAcagaatattatgtaaaaaaaaataaaataataaaatatattttttatctatatgtatttttattaattatttttttacatatataatctttttaaacctataaattattttccttaatattattcttaaattcaaaatttataagaatgtttattaattgatttatcaatatttctaaaattgattaaaatattgattaatcataagtaagtaaaattacaatttataaataaataattaaattaatgataaaaaataataattaaaatgtttatttctgTTACAAAATGTTATCCCACTCTGGCTCaaagattcaattatttaccTTTCTCCTTCGCCAATGAGGTAAGACTTTTATGTAAATAGGTTAGAGACTCGCAAATAAAGTAGCGATGACATAATCTAACTGTCGTGAACCTGTGTGCTTGTGTTAGGCCTTCAAAAGCGCGTAATTAAAAACTACAGTACATCGTTTTTTATGGCACGATTgtcttatgtaaaaaaatgtattttaacaaTGACTATATTAATGaagtatattgaaaatttgtctttacagtatatatatatatatatatatatatatacacacatatatatatatgtgtatacgtatctctatcaaataaatttttttatgaaatattattttatgaattttatatttttaatcattatataatatttttttcataaatgaacttaaaattttatgaatttaaaaacaaaatattatatataatctctaatatataacaatatgaaatttaataagaaaatatataatttttaaaaattactagcatagcattaattttaatatttattttttattatttttcgaaactttagtttaaatattatttaaatttagtttaaatattaacattatttgacaaaagtttaattcttatttttttcttgcaataaaatgaaatagtgTCAGTTCCTGCTAGATTATCAATCCTCATCctgtttcatattataaacacAAATTCTCATACTTCATACcataaattaattgcattCATAATAATCATTCCTATTAATTACtcataattgtttaataaaattttcaaatgtgaaatatatgtaaaaatcatttcacttttattaaaaaatattctatttagattattttttatatttaatgcaattcttataatttataagttcAAAACAACAATGATAAAGTCTTTGATTTCCTGTATTGATAAAGATTACGATAACGTTATCAAACCATGATCCTTATCATTAgatatttcgatgaaattccattaattacatcaaaatttagttaattaaaatataatgatcataatatataaattattaaaaaatactcaaTCATTTATGCtataattcatttacaatttaatgcaatttgaaatgcattaaatttgataacatAAAGCGATAACTTTAATGtttatgatttatgatttctttattataaaaaaataatttttttcatcaatataaatgaaaacaatttttttaaatgtaattttctttttctgtgatttaatataatatttaaaaaattaatttattttttatttaaatttagtataattttatctaatattatcatattattgctATTACGCATTTTctgttctaattttaatacaaattataatttttatgtaattcaaTCAAGTAAAAGCAAAAAGCAACGAAAGAAATCATAAAAAcgaattataacaaaatttcttatGTAACATAAGTTCTAAATGACTGcacacatatttaaaattaatgtatattaaaatcaaatttttttcgaaaattttacaaaacaataattttttaaatttttctaacgaattttctttcttaattcaaaatataatttttttaaaaaatataatatatatatatatatttatatttatatttatatatatatatatatttatataaaaaatagatataaaaaaaagaataagtgtTAAAAGCAATATCAATGACTCACCTAAAATGAGAaagattttgatgaaaaataatataattggccaatattaaaattccgtttaagaataaaacaatttcctttttgttgtataattttaaataattgaatcaattGAAGAAATTCCCTTATAAATTACAAGCAACGAAAAGCTGCGTGAACGCAGTTCGCGCGACGACTACTTACCGACTACGAAACATCACTGACGCGTTTTACGAGTAAACTGAAACGTTGTCAATTACTCTATACGCTATACTTGTCTCGAAAGATAGGAACATAAGTTACTGAACAATAAGTTCCtagtttgattttttaatgatattgaattatattaatattgttttatattactgttgttttaaataaatttaatagtatataaattcattattattcttttgtaaaaataatgattaaaattattaataaattaattataatgatcaattaatataattaaattatttatataatttatattatagcattaattttttacatttttatgtgaaagtcaaaaaaatatcctatGTAAGTATTgttgttttgatttttaatatgagttaaaaaagaaacatttatttattgaaaaaaaatatttttaatttaatattttaacttattattattattatacttatggattggaacgaaatttaaaatattgtgctGAGAATGATCGTTTTATGgtgtacataaattaaaattctaaattacacGTTTCCCATATTTAGAATGATGCATAGtttcatattcataaatagTATTCGTCTGATGACGCAgacgttttaattaatgatcgcACGGCGAAACGTTATTCCGATTGTTTGACAAGTTTGGTACAATGCCATGATTTGCATCGTTTCAATAGTTATATCTTTTGAACATAAACAAAGATGCAATTTCATTAGtgactaattttaatttttgttataaaataaatgaattatttgaacaaatataatacattacatTAAGAAACTaacattaattaagaaatgaattatttgaataaatataatacattaataacattaaaaaaaaattaaaaggatcaatttatatgtatatatacataaaatatattttaaaaaatatttgtaacaattcTCGTATCataatgaagataaatattttaatttaaatactttacatttatctataaatgtaACACATGTAATTTCATGTTTTCTCAATAGAGGTCTCGACAAACGCAATTCTTTCTGTCACACaatcatagaaaatataagatacaatatatatatggtaagaaaaaaaaaaagaaaaattagaaaaaaaacgaatattattaataaaataataaaatatgtctcAGTCTTctaagaaaattgaagatgTTTATGAAGAGTTTAATAATCAAGcagatcgaattaattatttaattaaaagggtaataattttattaaaattatgtgttCTATCTATTattctgtttatttttaattaaataaaattgaatttcaatattttatataatacaaaaatatatctcattctattttcgaaagtttacagaattgaaagaaacaatttgtaaatacaaaaaaattcgaaattattgggAATCGCATTATTCTACTTTATCTATGAATATTTGGGCAGGACAAGTCAAATATCTAGAAttacagaaaaaagaaaccaatCTTAGGAATGAAATTTCGGAGATGatagaaataatcaaatttcaacagcaagaattaaaaaatttaacaaaagaaagaacgatatattttacgaaacaatggtatttctttttctaaattttaaacaatcatttaatttaaatttaattataatttttatgttcacGCATAAATTTgtcatcaatataaaaatatatataattttttattttttatcattaattttcattttttaacattaataatttatttagcgataaatttcgaattatggatatgaaatatacaaaCAATTTCCTGCGCGCACAAAAAGAATAcgtatgtttaattatatatattctaagttatgaattattatataatattatataatatacaaataatctatcaaaaaaataatcattatcttTCATAGtcaaacgaaaatttaatcaaagatattcaagaatttcaaaaaaaatacgaaaaaatatatagtgaaTTACCAATACTTaaagaaaaactaataaaactaaaaacatTATGTGATTTGAATGATTTAAACTCTAAGAAAGAAactgaagaaatattaaaaattaatcttgttttaactaatataatgtaagcataataattataaataaaattattatatacttagaaattcgtaaatatatttttaattattatttattatttattaaatattatataggggaaataataataataaattattacaaattacacAAATACAAGATATTCTAAGAAGattggaaaatgaaataaaacagaaaaaaatgtttaacaacttttcagaataaataatttatgtactaATATTACATTGCAATATTAagatacattataataataaaattataataaattatattatataaataattataaataaaattataatattaaaattacaatttgtttaatatacatatgtgattatcatcttattttattataaaatattaatttattataaaatgtgaattagatttttatatagaatatatagaatatatataaataaagaataaatatatatatatattcttttaaattttttaaatatacgaaatatttatttaataaaaaactaataataataattgtactatatgaatataaaatatcatgatatataataaactttaaaatataaggtaatgaaatcaattttcagttaaattcaataatttctttacttataattttttttattaatataattcataaaaattaaatagaatatattagttgattcgttttaataaaaaatattcccgcGTAAATCATTGTAAAAAGCGCCAACCAACAACGGCGACAACGATCATTggttagaaaattgaatttatcaaaaGCCGGTACTGCGttgtttcaacatttttttgtgaagatttaatatttttttgaattgtgaGTTTacgacatttttaaaataagtcaATATGGAACTCACGGATGATAATTTGCTTACTCTTAGTGAATATCTAAAGCATACACTTAGTCCAGATATAAATGTTAGACGGCCAGGTGAATATAACCTCTCTGTTAATAAAAGTTCTTGTTGAaacatcataaaatattttatataatcacgaacactatatattattattcataaatataattaatatttaaccgttttgtttaaaaaaatttaattatgattttaaatttaattttgtaataaatttgacaTGCGGGTATCAACAAGtactttattcaatttttttcaactatttaaaaaacagtTAA
This window encodes:
- the LOC113218845 gene encoding uncharacterized protein LOC113218845 encodes the protein MSQSSKKIEDVYEEFNNQADRINYLIKRFTELKETICKYKKIRNYWESHYSTLSMNIWAGQVKYLELQKKETNLRNEISEMIEIIKFQQQELKNLTKERTIYFTKQCDKFRIMDMKYTNNFLRAQKEYSNENLIKDIQEFQKKYEKIYSELPILKEKLIKLKTLCDLNDLNSKKETEEILKINLVLTN